The nucleotide sequence AGAAAATACTCTCGGGCAGTGCGAAAATCTCTCATTCGATATTTTTCCAAGCCTTTCAAAAAGTATTCTATGGCGGCTCTCTGCTCATTGGTCAGACCTATTGATTTTTCTTCGATGATCTGAAAAATGCGCACCGGCTTTGCTTTTCCCTTCACACGGATCAAATCCAACTCGCGGCACCAAAAATATTTCCCCACGAGTTGGAAAGTCGCCTGGCTGATAATAATAGACGTTCCGTAAATTTTGTTCGTTCCCTCTAATCGAGAGGCGAGGTTGACGCTGTCGCCGATGGCAGTATAGTCAAAGCGGTTCACGCCGCCGATATTGCCCACAATCATGGGACCTGAGTTTAGACCGATGCGTGTTTCGAACGGAGGCCTGTTCTGTTGCTTCCATTTTTTTTGGAATTTTTTTAGTCGTTTTTGAATATCCAATGCCGCCCGGCAAGCACGAATCGCGTGATCCGGCTGCTGAATGGGCGCGCCGAAAATTGCTACTACAGCATCTCCCTCATATTTGTCTAAATAGCCCTGATATTTCAGAATAACATCGGTTAAAATCGCCAGATATTCATTGAGATATTGCACAAGTTGCTCGGGTTGGAGATTTTCAGAATAACTGGTAAAATTCTTGATGTCGGAAAAAAACGCGGTGGCAATTTTACGCTCGCCGCCTAATTTGAGCATATTGGGATTTTTAAGCAGCTCATTGACCACAGAGGGGGAAACATAATTTTGAAACATTTGTTTGATGCGTTTTTTGTCTTTTATTTCTCGAAAATATTTGAACCCTAACACTGCAACTTGACTGGCAATGATTCCGATGAACGGTCTGACATTGTCAATCCACTGATTATTTGTCCAGAAAGAAAAAAATGTGGCCACCATAAAACCGGCGATGACGAACAGCAGCAGGGGGATGCTAATCCACATGCGAAAAAATGAGGCGACGATTCCGATGAACAGACACAGCAAAATCAAAATGAAAATATTCGTGGCAGTGGATTTTTTATAAATAAAATCGCCGTGCAAAATATTGTACAACATATTGGCATGAATTTCCACCCCAGGAAATGCTTCCTGAAACGGGACCGGACGGAGATCGTTGAGCCCTGGCGCAGAGGCACCGATGAGAATGATTTTATTTTTAAAAAAATTCGCCGGGATGCGTTTGGTGAGCACGTCGTAAAATGAAACGTAACGGAATGTCTGAAATGTGCCAGTGTAATTAATTAACATCTGTCCTTTTTTGTCAATGGGCAATTCCAGAGCCGCATCCGGAGCGATGGCGGGAATTTTCATTTTCACAAATTTTCCGGGAACGATGGAAATATCGTACGGAGCCACATCGAACATGTTGATTATCAGCGCCAAAGCAAAAGTGGGATAAAGGCGGTCAGCGAAATTCATGAACAAAGGCATTTTTCGAATGACGCTGTCATTATCCGGCTGATAATTCACAAATCCGAGACTTTTTGATGCATTGTACAGCGCGATAAATTTCCCGTCAAACCGTTCTGCAAGCGGAAACTGCGCCACGACCTTCGGATCGAAGGCGTAACTGAGACGCGAAAAATCGAATCCCTCGGGCGGAAAATTCATGCGGTAGAGAAAGGCATCTGGCTCTGCCCGAGAAAATGAAAGCGCGTGAGTGACAATTCCGGACACTTTTGTCGCCTGAACAAACATGGTATCCGCCACGCGGTCGATGTCGCGTTCCATGAATAAAATGTCAAATCCGATGGCTCGCGCACCTCCATGAGTGAGATAATTGGTAATTTCCGCGTAATAATCCCGAGGCCACTGATGAAATCTGCCCAATTTATTCAAGCTGCGATTGTCGATGTCCACAATGACGATTTCCTCGATTTTGTCCCCCGCGCGTTGCTCTTCCAGCAGAGAAATTTTTCTGGCGAAGCGCATGTCCAACGTTTGTAGCTCAAATTTATGAAAAACTGTGGGGAATAAAATGTATGTGAACAAAATGACTACTGCCGCTGCAAAAAGACCAAGAATGATACCTGTGAATAGTCGTTTGTAAATCTGGCTCATGGTTGATTCCTGTTGTATGCTTCAATTTTATTTTCTCAAATGGCACTCTGAATGTTGTAACTCACTTTATCAAAACACGATTAGCTTATTTTCTACCTCATGATAAATATTATCAATTTTTTCCTGAATTTCAATCGTTTTACTCAACGCAGTAACGATACGACAATAGTGTTGCGAATTATCCATTTTTCTGCCTTTGCGATCTTTCAAATATTTGT is from Calditrichota bacterium and encodes:
- a CDS encoding CHASE2 domain-containing protein, whose protein sequence is MSQIYKRLFTGIILGLFAAAVVILFTYILFPTVFHKFELQTLDMRFARKISLLEEQRAGDKIEEIVIVDIDNRSLNKLGRFHQWPRDYYAEITNYLTHGGARAIGFDILFMERDIDRVADTMFVQATKVSGIVTHALSFSRAEPDAFLYRMNFPPEGFDFSRLSYAFDPKVVAQFPLAERFDGKFIALYNASKSLGFVNYQPDNDSVIRKMPLFMNFADRLYPTFALALIINMFDVAPYDISIVPGKFVKMKIPAIAPDAALELPIDKKGQMLINYTGTFQTFRYVSFYDVLTKRIPANFFKNKIILIGASAPGLNDLRPVPFQEAFPGVEIHANMLYNILHGDFIYKKSTATNIFILILLCLFIGIVASFFRMWISIPLLLFVIAGFMVATFFSFWTNNQWIDNVRPFIGIIASQVAVLGFKYFREIKDKKRIKQMFQNYVSPSVVNELLKNPNMLKLGGERKIATAFFSDIKNFTSYSENLQPEQLVQYLNEYLAILTDVILKYQGYLDKYEGDAVVAIFGAPIQQPDHAIRACRAALDIQKRLKKFQKKWKQQNRPPFETRIGLNSGPMIVGNIGGVNRFDYTAIGDSVNLASRLEGTNKIYGTSIIISQATFQLVGKYFWCRELDLIRVKGKAKPVRIFQIIEEKSIGLTNEQRAAIEYFLKGLEKYRMRDFRTAREYFLKSLQIDPDDGPAAEFVRRCNLFEKNPPPSNWDGVFEMTTK